In Pseudofrankia saprophytica, one genomic interval encodes:
- a CDS encoding thiolase C-terminal domain-containing protein gives MRKPYVVAVVALAEQTDVRLTTNIVGCPPDDVHVGQEVAVRFERHEDVWLPLFEPAGGTDPVDRVPAPSRPVPRPPVSEERFEHRTVLSGIGRSALGRRLMVDPLSLTVDACLAAVADAGLTLADIDGLSTYPGGDGALGGMSEGGVTAVEEALRLQPTWINGGMDIPGPGGAVIAAMMAVANGLCRHVLCFRTVWASTFAALQRGGGGGGEGGGRVSGMFEYRAPFGAMSAANWIGMNANQYLHRYGATRELLGAIALNGRANAARNPAAIYRDPMTMDDYLSARMISSPFGLYDCDVPCDGSIAIIVSAAETAPDRPRPAIRVEAVGTQILERVSWDQGTITHEPQVLGQAAHLWTRTSLRPADVDVALLYDGFTFNAVSWLEALGFCGLGEAQDWIDKGRRIALDGELPLNPHGGQLSEGRTHGFGFLYEAVAQLRHDAGERQVADARTAVVSTGGGTPSGVLLLQRDSG, from the coding sequence ATTAGGAAGCCCTACGTCGTCGCCGTCGTCGCGCTGGCGGAGCAGACCGACGTCCGCCTCACCACGAACATCGTCGGCTGCCCGCCGGACGACGTGCACGTGGGCCAGGAGGTCGCCGTCCGGTTCGAGCGGCACGAGGACGTGTGGCTGCCGCTGTTCGAGCCGGCCGGCGGCACCGACCCGGTCGACCGCGTCCCGGCGCCCAGCCGGCCGGTGCCCCGGCCGCCGGTGAGCGAGGAGCGGTTCGAGCACCGGACGGTGCTGTCCGGCATCGGGCGCTCCGCGCTCGGCCGGCGGCTCATGGTCGACCCGCTCTCGCTCACGGTCGACGCGTGCCTCGCGGCCGTCGCGGACGCCGGCCTGACGCTCGCCGACATCGACGGGCTGTCCACCTATCCGGGCGGGGACGGCGCCCTTGGTGGGATGAGCGAGGGCGGCGTCACCGCCGTCGAGGAGGCGCTGCGCCTGCAGCCGACCTGGATCAACGGCGGCATGGACATCCCCGGCCCGGGCGGTGCCGTGATCGCCGCGATGATGGCGGTCGCGAACGGGCTGTGCCGGCACGTGCTCTGCTTCCGGACGGTCTGGGCCTCCACCTTCGCCGCCCTGCAGCGCGGCGGAGGCGGTGGTGGCGAGGGCGGTGGCCGGGTCTCCGGGATGTTCGAGTACCGGGCGCCGTTCGGGGCGATGTCGGCGGCGAACTGGATCGGCATGAACGCCAACCAGTACCTGCACCGCTACGGCGCGACCCGGGAGCTGCTCGGCGCGATCGCGCTGAACGGACGGGCGAACGCGGCCCGCAACCCGGCGGCGATCTACCGGGACCCGATGACGATGGACGACTACCTGTCCGCCCGGATGATCAGCTCGCCGTTCGGCCTGTACGACTGCGACGTGCCCTGCGACGGGTCGATCGCGATCATCGTCTCGGCCGCGGAGACCGCGCCCGACCGGCCCCGGCCGGCGATCCGCGTCGAGGCCGTCGGCACCCAGATCCTCGAGCGCGTCTCCTGGGACCAGGGGACGATCACCCACGAGCCCCAGGTCCTCGGCCAGGCCGCGCACCTGTGGACCAGGACCAGCCTGCGCCCCGCCGACGTCGACGTCGCCCTGCTCTACGACGGCTTCACCTTCAACGCGGTGTCCTGGCTGGAGGCCCTCGGCTTCTGCGGGCTCGGCGAGGCCCAGGACTGGATCGACAAGGGCCGGCGCATCGCCCTCGACGGCGAGCTTCCGCTCAACCCGCACGGCGGGCAGCTCTCCGAGGGCCGCACCCACGGCTTCGGCTTCCTCTACGAGGCGGTCGCCCAGCTGCGCCACGACGCGGGCGAACGCCAGGTCGCCGACGCGCGGACCGCCGTCGTGTCCACCGGCGGCGGCACCCCGTCCGGCGTCCTGCTCCTCCAACGCGACTCCGGCTGA
- a CDS encoding IS110 family transposase, whose translation MAIAVGVDVAKQLHWAEIKVAETGAVLTSRGVENTPADIAELIGQIRVAEAEHGPARVGIDLLGGIASLLEAMLLDAGLAVVHVPGLAVNRARRGTVGGEHKSDPKDARVIADQVRMRDDLRVVERMRDDDIELRLLTSRRGEIVTDQTRRAARLRDLLSSIHPGLEQIVDVTTKTGMWLLTRYVTPGEIRRAGRRGLLAHLRKLHHVRDSDLAALAEAALAAAQAQHVTVPGEAVAADLARGLAREMLAGRDQLTQIDKNIAAVLDRHPDAALIRSLPGMGATLTAEFLAVTGGIGRFPSGDQLAAAAGLAPVLRQSGRVRYLRRPTAGDKALKRVFYQSAFVAVSCDPTSKAYYRRKRDEGKTHHQAVLALARRRVNVLHAIIRNRTPYQAPNAAVAA comes from the coding sequence GTGGCGATAGCGGTGGGTGTCGACGTCGCCAAGCAACTGCACTGGGCCGAGATCAAGGTCGCTGAGACCGGCGCGGTGCTGACCAGCCGGGGGGTGGAGAACACCCCGGCCGACATCGCGGAGCTGATCGGGCAGATCCGAGTCGCCGAGGCCGAGCATGGCCCGGCCCGGGTCGGGATCGACCTGCTCGGCGGGATCGCGTCGTTGCTGGAGGCGATGCTGCTCGACGCCGGCCTGGCTGTGGTGCACGTGCCGGGTCTGGCGGTCAACCGGGCCCGCCGGGGCACGGTGGGTGGAGAGCACAAGAGCGACCCGAAGGACGCCCGGGTCATCGCCGACCAGGTGCGGATGCGCGACGACCTGCGTGTCGTCGAACGGATGCGGGACGACGACATCGAGCTGCGGCTGCTGACCAGCCGACGCGGTGAGATCGTCACCGACCAGACCCGCCGGGCCGCCCGGCTGCGGGATCTGCTCAGCTCGATCCACCCCGGACTCGAACAGATCGTCGACGTGACGACCAAGACCGGGATGTGGCTGCTGACCCGCTACGTCACCCCAGGCGAGATCCGCCGGGCCGGCCGGCGCGGCCTGCTGGCCCATCTGCGCAAACTGCACCACGTCCGCGACAGCGACCTGGCCGCGCTCGCCGAAGCCGCGCTCGCCGCCGCCCAGGCCCAGCACGTCACCGTGCCCGGCGAAGCCGTCGCGGCCGATCTCGCCCGCGGCCTGGCCCGCGAGATGCTCGCCGGCCGCGACCAGCTCACCCAGATCGACAAGAACATCGCCGCGGTCCTCGACCGCCACCCTGACGCGGCCCTCATCCGCAGCCTGCCCGGCATGGGGGCCACCCTGACCGCCGAGTTCCTCGCCGTCACCGGAGGCATCGGCCGGTTCCCCAGCGGCGACCAGCTCGCCGCCGCAGCAGGCCTCGCTCCCGTCCTGCGCCAGTCCGGCAGGGTCCGCTACCTGCGCCGACCCACCGCCGGCGACAAGGCACTCAAACGCGTCTTCTACCAGTCCGCGTTCGTCGCCGTCAGCTGTGACCCCACCAGCAAGGCCTACTACCGGCGGAAACGAGACGAGGGCAAGACCCACCACCAGGCCGTCCTCGCGCTCGCCCGCCGACGCGTCAACGTCCTGCACGCGATCATCCGCAACCGGACCCCCTACCAGGCACCCAACGCAGCCGTCGCCGCTTGA
- a CDS encoding flavin-containing monooxygenase codes for MDAVAARDLPRESAGAEPYDAVVVGAGFSGLYLLHKLRELGLRVRVLEAADEVGGTWLFNRYPGARCDIESIEYSYSFSPEIEQEWTWTELLPGQQEIEAYLNFVADRLDLRRDIQFETRVAAMTFDEDDASWLVETAAGERFVAPFVVAATGILSAPLDPGIPGLDTFAGTTLFSNRYPREGFDLAGRRVAIIGTGSTGVQAVPVVAEQADHLYVFQRSAAYTLPSPARSYEPGELAGLKARYDEIRAAQLTAHVGAARLSAFSVLVNMREFPSLLAASREEQLRAIEERGVTGALYWSDVMFDPEAGKLATALYGEAVARIVRDPETAASLTPTYPFGCKRPIIDQGYYETFNRENVTLVDLRKGAIQEITPSGIRTEQGLYEVDVILFATGFDALTGALTRIDVRGRGGALLRDFWRTEGPFSYLGLQVAGFPNLFLIQGPGSPSAASNFVAAMEHHVEWIADAISAVRAGGYRTMEALPSAQTEWIDGITSLVAGSVVVHPDCNSWYNGANVPGKKRMYTTYPLGLPEYRRRLGEIAADGYAGFKLS; via the coding sequence GTGGATGCGGTGGCGGCCCGGGATCTTCCGCGGGAGAGTGCCGGAGCCGAGCCGTATGACGCCGTCGTGGTGGGCGCGGGTTTCTCGGGGTTGTACCTGCTCCACAAGCTGCGCGAGCTCGGGCTTCGGGTCCGGGTGCTCGAGGCGGCGGACGAGGTCGGCGGGACCTGGCTGTTCAACCGCTACCCGGGCGCGCGCTGCGACATCGAGAGCATCGAGTACTCCTACAGCTTCTCGCCCGAGATCGAGCAGGAGTGGACCTGGACGGAGCTGTTACCTGGTCAGCAGGAGATCGAGGCCTATCTGAACTTCGTGGCCGACCGGCTCGACCTGCGCCGCGACATCCAGTTCGAGACGCGGGTCGCCGCGATGACGTTCGACGAGGACGACGCGTCGTGGCTGGTGGAGACGGCGGCCGGCGAGCGGTTCGTCGCCCCGTTCGTGGTCGCCGCGACCGGCATCCTCTCCGCGCCGCTCGACCCGGGCATCCCCGGGCTGGACACCTTCGCCGGCACCACGCTGTTCAGCAACCGGTACCCGCGAGAGGGGTTCGACCTCGCCGGCAGGCGGGTGGCGATCATCGGCACCGGGTCGACCGGCGTGCAGGCGGTACCGGTCGTCGCCGAGCAGGCCGACCACCTCTACGTGTTCCAGCGGTCGGCCGCCTACACGCTGCCCTCGCCGGCGCGCTCCTACGAGCCGGGTGAGCTGGCGGGGTTGAAGGCGAGATACGACGAGATCCGGGCCGCGCAGCTGACCGCGCACGTGGGAGCGGCCCGGCTGAGCGCCTTCTCGGTGCTCGTCAACATGCGCGAGTTCCCGTCGCTGCTGGCCGCGTCGCGCGAGGAACAGCTGCGGGCGATCGAGGAGCGCGGCGTCACCGGCGCGCTGTACTGGAGCGACGTCATGTTCGACCCCGAGGCGGGGAAGCTGGCGACGGCTCTGTACGGCGAGGCGGTCGCGCGCATCGTCCGGGATCCGGAGACCGCGGCGTCGCTGACGCCGACCTACCCGTTCGGCTGCAAGCGGCCGATCATCGACCAGGGCTACTACGAGACGTTCAACCGCGAGAACGTGACGCTGGTCGACCTGCGCAAGGGCGCGATCCAGGAGATCACTCCCTCCGGGATCCGCACCGAACAGGGCCTTTACGAGGTGGACGTCATCCTGTTCGCCACCGGATTCGACGCCCTCACCGGCGCGCTCACCCGCATCGACGTCCGCGGGCGGGGCGGCGCGCTGCTCCGCGATTTCTGGAGGACGGAAGGCCCGTTCTCCTACCTCGGCCTGCAGGTGGCCGGATTCCCGAACCTGTTCCTGATCCAGGGGCCGGGCAGCCCGTCGGCCGCCTCGAACTTCGTCGCCGCGATGGAGCACCACGTCGAGTGGATCGCCGACGCCATCTCGGCCGTGCGGGCGGGCGGCTACCGGACGATGGAGGCACTTCCCTCGGCACAGACCGAGTGGATCGACGGCATCACCTCCCTGGTGGCCGGCAGCGTGGTCGTCCACCCGGACTGCAACTCCTGGTACAACGGCGCCAACGTGCCGGGCAAGAAGCGGATGTACACGACCTACCCCCTCGGGCTGCCCGAGTACCGGCGCCGCCTCGGCGAGATCGCCGCCGACGGCTACGCCGGCTTCAAGCTGTCCTAG
- a CDS encoding zinc-dependent alcohol dehydrogenase — MRAAVVASGGQYEIAEVADPSPGPGELLVRVTACGFCGSDLKARAAMPVGTIMGHEFGGEVVGLGPDTEGWLAGTQVAVLPALSCGQCEWCASGHVIHCAKVRLVGLGGTGGGFAELAVVTAAAAFPLTPRIDPVHSALVEPFAVGLHTARTGRIEAGDDVLVVGAGTVGLTTIAWARARGARRITAVDPAASRRSAAESFGATDVLTTVEETQASGYDVVAECAGKAGLLDAFVTAVRPRGRIVLAGVTIDATSFQSWAALMKEVSIGFAVYYTPEEFRTVIAAFTSGLIDPAPLLAKRVELGQVNEAFDDLAQVAASGKILVQP, encoded by the coding sequence ATGCGCGCGGCCGTCGTCGCTTCCGGTGGGCAGTACGAGATCGCCGAGGTGGCCGACCCGTCGCCCGGCCCCGGCGAGTTACTGGTGCGGGTCACGGCCTGCGGGTTCTGCGGCTCGGACCTCAAGGCGCGCGCCGCCATGCCCGTGGGCACGATCATGGGGCACGAGTTCGGTGGAGAGGTCGTCGGGCTCGGGCCGGACACGGAGGGCTGGCTGGCGGGGACCCAGGTGGCGGTGCTGCCGGCGCTGTCGTGCGGGCAGTGCGAGTGGTGCGCCTCGGGCCATGTGATCCACTGCGCGAAGGTGCGGCTGGTCGGGCTCGGCGGCACCGGTGGCGGGTTCGCCGAGCTGGCAGTGGTGACCGCGGCGGCGGCGTTCCCGCTGACCCCGCGGATCGACCCGGTGCACAGCGCGCTGGTGGAGCCGTTCGCGGTGGGTCTGCACACCGCGCGGACCGGGCGCATCGAGGCGGGCGACGACGTGCTCGTCGTCGGCGCCGGCACGGTCGGCCTGACCACCATCGCCTGGGCCCGGGCGCGTGGGGCCCGCCGGATCACCGCCGTCGACCCGGCTGCCTCGCGGCGGTCGGCAGCGGAGTCGTTCGGGGCCACCGACGTCCTCACCACCGTCGAGGAGACCCAGGCCAGCGGCTACGACGTCGTGGCCGAGTGCGCGGGCAAAGCCGGGCTGCTCGACGCCTTCGTGACCGCGGTACGGCCGAGGGGCCGGATCGTCCTGGCGGGCGTGACCATCGACGCGACCTCGTTCCAGTCCTGGGCGGCGCTGATGAAGGAGGTGTCCATCGGCTTCGCCGTCTACTACACGCCCGAGGAGTTCCGGACGGTCATCGCGGCGTTCACCAGCGGCCTGATCGACCCGGCGCCGCTGCTCGCGAAGCGGGTCGAACTCGGCCAGGTGAACGAGGCGTTCGACGACCTCGCCCAGGTCGCCGCCAGCGGAAAGATCCTCGTCCAGCCCTGA
- a CDS encoding ABC transporter substrate-binding protein, with product MTPLHRGTQYLCSHVHQRRYTKLTAISAAVLAALAATGCSGAAPSSTPSAACDSPGVSAHEIRIGLVYPDGGTIGAALQAARSGVDARLGVANAAGGINGRKIVYDWQSDDANTVGNDNAVRSLVESSKVFALFEASLNGDGGADYLRSHQIPAVGLPIENVWADPAYTNMFSYPSLVTGGPVSDVLGRYARAQGGNRAVIVRTDAPADQGFTSPLEQSLGTAQIPATTVAYNAALMTPAQFVDRLRETSADVLVLDLGPADIPAIVAAAKAAGIHFKAIIGITGYSAETLQKYGASVAGLTSFSTLMPFEANLPAQRTYMAAAAKYAPELRTPSQDVAYGTYIAADILVQGLKAAGGCPTRVAFINALRGLRNYDADGMLAGKVDFTKTKQTINCLIFMRVNGTGTSFDIVPEVGSSETRWCGDSS from the coding sequence GTGACACCCTTGCACCGCGGCACCCAATACTTATGCAGCCACGTGCACCAACGCCGATACACGAAACTCACCGCCATCTCGGCGGCCGTCCTGGCCGCGCTGGCCGCCACCGGCTGCTCTGGCGCCGCACCATCCTCGACGCCCTCAGCGGCCTGCGACTCACCGGGCGTCTCTGCGCACGAGATCCGGATCGGCCTGGTCTACCCGGATGGCGGGACCATCGGAGCCGCACTTCAGGCCGCCCGCAGCGGCGTCGACGCCCGTCTGGGCGTGGCGAACGCCGCCGGTGGCATCAATGGGCGAAAGATCGTCTACGACTGGCAAAGCGACGATGCCAACACGGTGGGCAACGACAACGCCGTACGGAGCCTCGTCGAGTCCAGCAAGGTCTTCGCGCTCTTCGAGGCGTCGTTGAACGGCGACGGCGGCGCCGACTACCTCCGGTCCCACCAGATTCCCGCCGTGGGGCTGCCCATCGAGAACGTCTGGGCCGATCCGGCATATACGAACATGTTTTCCTATCCGTCTCTTGTCACCGGTGGGCCGGTCTCGGACGTCCTCGGACGATATGCCCGCGCGCAGGGCGGGAATCGGGCCGTCATCGTCAGGACGGACGCACCCGCCGACCAGGGGTTCACCTCTCCCCTGGAGCAGAGCCTCGGCACGGCCCAGATCCCGGCGACAACGGTCGCGTACAACGCGGCGCTGATGACTCCCGCGCAGTTCGTCGACCGGCTCCGTGAGACGAGCGCGGACGTCCTGGTGCTGGACCTCGGCCCCGCCGACATTCCCGCGATCGTCGCCGCGGCCAAGGCCGCGGGTATCCACTTCAAGGCGATCATCGGCATCACCGGCTACAGCGCCGAGACGCTCCAGAAGTACGGTGCCTCGGTGGCCGGCCTCACGAGTTTTTCGACCCTGATGCCGTTCGAGGCGAATCTTCCCGCACAGCGGACCTACATGGCCGCCGCCGCCAAGTACGCGCCCGAGCTCCGGACGCCTTCCCAGGACGTGGCATACGGGACCTATATCGCCGCCGACATTCTCGTGCAGGGGCTGAAGGCCGCGGGCGGGTGCCCGACCAGGGTGGCGTTCATCAACGCCCTGCGCGGGCTGCGGAACTACGACGCCGACGGAATGCTCGCGGGCAAGGTGGACTTCACCAAGACCAAGCAGACGATCAACTGTCTGATCTTCATGCGCGTCAACGGCACCGGGACCTCGTTCGACATCGTCCCCGAAGTCGGGTCGTCCGAGACGCGGTGGTGCGGCGACAGCTCCTGA
- a CDS encoding phosphotransferase family protein, translating into MDFQLRDPSKTASSLRTWLTDVRGLVDVEVGNPTIPAGTGASNETVLFDATWSGPAGPEQHHLVARIAPTSYVVFPDDTFALQFHVMRALAAASSVPMARMHWFEPDTAWFGAPFWIMDRVAGQIPSDTPPYASTGWLAEATPEQQHRAWVSGVRALAGVHTTPLADLSLPSGLLPTPDDPLAAEIDRYERFLAWAEEDKPFELARDALAWLRRNQPSAPAGGPALCWGDARLSNLIYQDFEVAAVLDWEMATVGDPLLDLGWWIFADETLTTGAGLGLRRLPGFPSREETAALWRSATGRSTDNLDYFEVFAGLRFTVIMVRMGKLIVDMGFMPDTFPYDNLVSQGLHRVLSRV; encoded by the coding sequence ATGGATTTTCAGTTACGCGACCCATCCAAGACCGCCAGCAGCCTCCGCACCTGGCTCACCGACGTCCGCGGACTGGTGGACGTCGAGGTCGGGAACCCGACCATCCCGGCGGGCACCGGCGCGTCCAACGAGACGGTCCTCTTCGACGCGACGTGGTCCGGCCCCGCCGGACCCGAACAGCACCACCTGGTGGCCCGCATCGCGCCGACGAGCTACGTGGTGTTCCCCGACGACACGTTCGCGTTGCAGTTCCACGTGATGCGCGCCCTGGCCGCCGCCTCCAGCGTCCCGATGGCTCGCATGCACTGGTTCGAGCCGGACACGGCCTGGTTCGGCGCGCCATTCTGGATCATGGACCGGGTGGCAGGCCAGATCCCCAGCGACACCCCGCCGTACGCGTCGACCGGGTGGCTGGCCGAGGCGACACCCGAGCAGCAGCATCGCGCCTGGGTCAGCGGTGTGCGCGCCCTGGCGGGTGTCCACACGACGCCGCTGGCCGACCTGAGCCTTCCCTCGGGTCTGCTCCCGACGCCCGACGACCCGCTGGCCGCCGAGATCGATCGCTACGAACGATTTCTCGCCTGGGCCGAGGAGGACAAGCCGTTCGAGCTGGCCAGGGACGCACTCGCCTGGCTGAGGCGTAACCAGCCGTCGGCGCCTGCCGGCGGGCCAGCGCTGTGCTGGGGCGACGCCCGGCTCAGCAACCTCATTTATCAGGACTTCGAGGTCGCCGCGGTTCTCGACTGGGAGATGGCGACCGTCGGCGACCCGCTCCTCGATCTGGGCTGGTGGATCTTCGCCGACGAGACGCTGACCACGGGGGCGGGCCTCGGCCTGCGCCGCCTACCGGGCTTCCCGTCGCGCGAGGAGACCGCCGCGCTCTGGCGTTCGGCCACCGGGCGCTCCACCGACAACCTCGACTACTTCGAGGTGTTCGCCGGGCTCCGATTCACGGTGATCATGGTTCGGATGGGAAAGCTGATCGTCGACATGGGATTCATGCCCGACACCTTTCCCTACGACAACCTGGTCAGCCAGGGCCTGCACCGGGTTTTGTCCCGGGTCTAA
- a CDS encoding TetR/AcrR family transcriptional regulator: protein MSGEAVSERARSGDDTEADWHRRVVTRSLQGAQKRSIDRGDRFIRAAAKVLERSNGESLTVQDVADEAGQSLRTLYQYFASKDDLLLAVFEEAMRTYARIIRAAIADLDDPLERLAGAILAAAHLPAMHNKAGVDRGLVHLRLQLGQAEPDLIARSQAPVTSLYRELIEAATADAALTALDVEPATYFLVSTRTSFLTSMTAGNEYGVRAPDLIDLSLFCLNGLGAHRPREWHERVDKRLELSGDGRSILRRLARASGSTSA, encoded by the coding sequence ATGAGCGGGGAAGCTGTGAGCGAGCGCGCCCGGAGCGGCGACGACACCGAGGCGGACTGGCATCGGCGGGTCGTCACACGGTCGCTGCAGGGCGCGCAGAAGCGTTCGATCGACCGCGGGGACCGGTTCATCCGGGCGGCGGCGAAGGTGCTGGAGCGTTCGAACGGCGAGTCGCTGACGGTCCAGGACGTGGCCGACGAGGCCGGGCAGTCGCTGCGGACGCTCTACCAGTACTTCGCGAGCAAGGATGACCTGCTTCTCGCCGTGTTCGAGGAGGCGATGCGCACCTACGCGCGGATCATCCGCGCCGCGATCGCCGATCTGGACGACCCGCTCGAACGGCTGGCCGGCGCCATCCTCGCCGCGGCGCACCTGCCCGCGATGCACAACAAGGCCGGCGTCGACCGCGGGCTCGTCCACCTGCGCCTCCAGCTCGGCCAGGCCGAACCCGACCTCATCGCCCGTTCCCAGGCGCCGGTGACGTCGCTGTACCGCGAGCTGATCGAGGCCGCCACCGCCGACGCCGCGCTGACCGCCCTCGACGTCGAGCCGGCGACCTACTTCCTCGTGTCGACGCGGACGTCGTTCCTCACCTCGATGACGGCGGGCAACGAGTACGGGGTCCGAGCACCCGACCTGATCGACCTTTCCCTGTTCTGCCTGAACGGCCTCGGCGCCCACCGCCCGCGGGAATGGCACGAGCGGGTGGACAAGCGCCTCGAGCTCTCGGGCGACGGGCGCTCGATCCTGCGCCGCCTGGCGAGGGCATCGGGCTCCACGTCTGCCTGA
- a CDS encoding TetR/AcrR family transcriptional regulator: protein MRPDDLTAKARIRNAAFALIAQDGVDAATVRAIARRADVSPSLVLHHFGSKQGVVDEVAAWVADVLGEVTRDTDSTVGPAEAHRRRQLRFERMTIEAPLLGAYLRRMLLDGTENGLEWFTRAVEASVAGLSQREALGIARPSADVRVTAAMLALLGFAPVLLRPHLEHALRLDFDDENDRRRWRAAETALLTSALYPRGALPDASA from the coding sequence GTGCGGCCGGACGACCTCACCGCCAAGGCGCGCATCCGCAACGCGGCCTTCGCGTTGATCGCGCAGGATGGCGTCGACGCGGCGACGGTGCGTGCCATCGCCCGCCGGGCGGACGTCTCGCCCAGCCTCGTCCTCCATCACTTCGGCTCGAAGCAGGGCGTCGTCGACGAGGTCGCGGCCTGGGTGGCCGACGTCCTCGGCGAGGTGACGCGGGATACCGACTCCACGGTGGGTCCGGCTGAGGCGCACCGCCGCCGCCAGCTTCGGTTCGAGCGGATGACCATCGAGGCGCCGCTGCTCGGCGCCTACCTGCGCCGGATGTTGCTCGATGGCACCGAGAACGGCCTGGAATGGTTCACCCGGGCGGTCGAGGCCTCGGTGGCCGGGTTGAGCCAGCGCGAGGCGCTCGGCATAGCCCGGCCGTCGGCCGACGTCCGGGTGACGGCCGCGATGTTGGCCCTGCTGGGGTTCGCGCCGGTGCTGCTCCGGCCGCATCTGGAGCACGCGCTACGGCTCGACTTCGACGACGAGAACGACCGACGGCGGTGGCGCGCCGCCGAGACGGCACTGCTGACCTCGGCGCTCTACCCCCGCGGCGCCCTCCCGGACGCCTCGGCCTGA
- a CDS encoding dihydrodipicolinate reductase → MGIRVVVCYTGGVGSQAIRLLAGEPGLELVGVLVHHEEKEGRDVGELVGIGPVGLAATRDVDALVALRADCVLWHSLTWEPEVIARFLAAGTNVYSSMGGWWPPFIPAEREILDRACAEGGSSFLAGGNIPGLVSDVLPLFVSGYTGQVEKIRCWQSDYVPHYPGAQQLQGALGMGLPVPEDQSPTEADQGWIWGIRQSAEIVAAGLGFELTDVRVTRKEYAAALEDAVLHPSGLEVKKGTIAGARWTFTAYTGADGDVPFYEVVNEQTVGLGLAPGWRVSEDEPNWKVEISGVPTITCVFDLAFDPDLEPVSALNAARAVNVIPILVAAEPGTKTVLDVPAPRAVTLAHRATSVAKPAATRP, encoded by the coding sequence ATGGGCATTCGGGTTGTCGTCTGCTACACGGGGGGCGTCGGGTCGCAGGCGATCAGGCTGCTGGCCGGTGAGCCCGGCCTGGAACTCGTCGGCGTCCTCGTCCACCACGAGGAGAAGGAAGGGCGCGACGTCGGCGAGCTGGTCGGGATCGGGCCGGTCGGGCTGGCGGCGACCCGGGACGTCGACGCGCTGGTCGCGCTGCGCGCGGACTGCGTGCTCTGGCACTCGCTGACCTGGGAGCCGGAGGTCATCGCGCGGTTCCTGGCCGCCGGGACCAACGTCTACTCGAGCATGGGTGGCTGGTGGCCGCCCTTCATCCCCGCCGAGCGCGAGATCCTCGACCGGGCGTGCGCCGAGGGCGGCTCGTCGTTCCTCGCCGGCGGCAACATCCCAGGGCTGGTCAGCGACGTGCTGCCGCTGTTCGTCTCCGGCTACACCGGCCAGGTCGAGAAGATCCGCTGCTGGCAGAGCGACTACGTGCCGCACTACCCGGGCGCCCAGCAGCTCCAGGGGGCGCTGGGCATGGGCCTGCCTGTTCCGGAGGACCAGTCGCCCACCGAGGCGGACCAGGGCTGGATCTGGGGGATCCGCCAGTCGGCGGAGATCGTCGCCGCGGGTCTCGGATTCGAGCTGACCGACGTGCGGGTGACCAGGAAGGAGTACGCGGCGGCACTCGAGGACGCCGTGCTGCACCCCAGCGGGCTGGAGGTGAAGAAGGGCACGATCGCCGGCGCCCGCTGGACGTTCACCGCGTACACCGGCGCGGACGGCGACGTGCCGTTCTACGAGGTCGTCAACGAGCAGACGGTCGGCCTGGGCCTGGCGCCCGGTTGGCGGGTGAGCGAGGACGAGCCCAACTGGAAGGTCGAGATCAGCGGGGTCCCGACCATCACCTGCGTGTTCGACCTGGCCTTCGACCCGGACCTGGAGCCGGTCTCGGCACTCAACGCCGCCCGCGCCGTCAACGTCATCCCGATCCTCGTCGCCGCCGAGCCGGGGACGAAGACCGTCCTCGACGTGCCGGCGCCGCGCGCCGTCACCCTCGCGCACCGCGCCACGTCGGTGGCGAAGCCGGCGGCGACGCGCCCGTGA